The genomic segment GCGGACCGCGCCCCGTCGGCACCCCGTTTGCGTACCCGGGAGTACCCCGCGTGTACCGCGTAAGGAGCCACCACCCATGACCGAACGCCTCCAGCCCGGCGACACCGCCCCCGCCTTCACCCTCCCGGACGCCGACGGCAAACCCGTCTCCCTCGCCGACCACGCGGGCCGCCAAGTCATCGTGTACTTCTACCCGGCCGCCCTCACCCCCGGCTGCACCAAGCAGGCCTGCGACTTCACCGACAACCTCGACCTGCTCGCCGCCGCCGGCTACGACGTGATCGGCGTCTCCCCCGACAAGCCCGAGAAGCTCGCCAAGTTCCGCGAAAAGGAAAACCTGAAGGTCACCCTGGTGGGCGATCCCGACAAGAAGGTCCTCGAGGCCTACGCCGCCTTCGGCGAGAAGAAGCTCTACGGCAAGACCGTCACCGGCGTCATCCGCTCCACCGTCATCGTCGGCGCCGACGGCAAGGTCGAACACGCCTTCTACAACGTCAAGGCCACCGGCCACGTCGCCAAGCTCATCAAGGACCTCAAGGTCTGAGCAGATCAGCGGCGGAGTGACCAAAGTCCCGGAAAACGGGGCTTTGGTTTACTCCCGCACCCATCGCGCAGAAGAGACCCTCGGACGAGAACCACCGAACGAGAGGACTCCCTGTGCCGACCCGCGAAGCCGACCCCACGGCCGAAACCGAGGCCGAGCACGGCGCCCGCCGCCGCCACCCTGGCCTCTTCCGGGTCATCCGGCGCAGCAAGAACCCGCCGCTGCGCCGCAGCGACATCACCGTCACCGACGAGGCCGCCGTCAAGCGCGCCGTGAAAGCCGCGTCGCTCGGCAACGCCATGGAGTGGTTCGACTTCGGCATCTACAGCTACCTGGCCGTCACCATCGGCCATGTCTTCTTCCCTTCGGGAAGCGACACCGTCCAGCTGCTCTCGTCCTTCGCGACCTTCGCCGTCGCGTTCCTCGTCCGCCCCATCGGCGGCATGGTCTTCGGACCCATGGGCGACAAGGTCGGCCGCAAGAAGGTCCTCGCCCTCACCATGATCATGATGGCCGTCGGCACCTTCGCGATCGGCCTGATCCCCTCCTACGCCGCCATCGGCTTCTGGTCACCCGTCCTGCTGATCCTCTTCCGGCTGGTCCAGGGCTTCTCCACCGGCGGCGAATACGGCGGCGCCTCCACCTTCATCGCCGAATACGCCCCCGACAAACGCCGCGGCTACTTCGGCAGCTTCCTCGAATTCGGCACCCTCGCCGGCTACATCGGCGCCGCCGGACTCGTCACGATCCTCACCACCGTCCTCGACGACGGCAGCATGCAGAGCTGGGGCTGGCGCATCCCCTTCCTCGTCGCCGGCCCGATCGGCCTGATCGGCCTCTACCTCCGCCTCAAGCTCGACGAGACCCCCGCCTTCCAGAAACTCGGCACCGACACCGCCCGCGCCTCCGACGCCGCCAACGGCGTCGAGACCACCGCCAAGGGCGACCTCGCCAAGATCTTCACCAACTACTGGCCGACCCTCATCCTCTGCATCGCCCTCGTCGGCGCGTACAACATCACCGACTACATGCTGCTCTCCTACATGCCGACCTACCTCACCGACGAACTCCACTACAACGAGACCCACGGCCTGCTCATCCTGCTCGCCGTCATGGTCTTCCTGATGCTGGTGATCAATCAGGTCGGCCGCCTCAGCGACCACTTCGGCCGCAAACCGCTCCTCATGACCGGCATGCTCGGCTTCCTCGTCCTCACCGCCCCCGCGTTCCTGCTCGTCAAACAGGGCAGCCTGCCCGCCGTCGCCGCCGGCATGCTGATGCTCGGCCTCTCCCTCGTCTGCCTCCTCGGCACCATGTCCGCCGCCCTCCCGGCGCTCTTCCCCACCCAGGTCCGCTACGGCTCCCTCTCGGTCGGCTACAACCTCTCCGCCTCCCTCTTCGGCGGCACCACCCCCCTGGTGATCACCGGCCTCATCAGCCTGACCGGCAGCGACATGATGCCCGCGTACTACTCCATGGCCGCGGCCCTCGTCGGCGTCATCGCCGTCGCCTGCATGAAGGAAACCGCCCAACAACCCCTGGCCGGCTCCCCACCCGCCGTCGCCACCGACGCCGAAGCCGCAGAACTCTGCGCCGCCCGGTCCCCGTCCCCCCGCTTCTGACCCACCCGGCGTGACCGTCACCCGAATGCCTCGTTAATACGTACGAGGCTGCGACACGCGGCCGCACCCAGGCTCTGCAGCCACCACCGGTGAGCGAGGGATTCCCCCGCCCACGGCTGCCCGGAATCCCCCTCCCACCGACCCGATCCGGAGGGGGATCCCATGCCGATCAGATACACCCGCGCCCTGCTCACCGAAGCCGCCCGGGAAACGACGAACCTCGACGAGGCCGTCCGGTGGTGCGGAGGCGATCCGACGCCGGGCAGCCGAAGCTATCTCCGCACCAAGATGTCCCAAGCGGGCATCGACATCGCGCACTTCACCACCGGCCGCGTGCGGCACACCGAAGAGACCCTGCGCGAACTGGTCGCCTGCTCGCGCAGCGTGGCCGAGGTCGTCCGCCGCCTCGGGATCAACCCGGTCGGCGGCAACCAGGCCCACATCGGCCGCCGCATCACGGCGTTGGGCCTCGACGCATCCCGCTCCACGCAAGTGCGCCAGGGACGCACGGCGGTCGGAGCGGGCTTGGTCCTGCGGCCGCCGTGGGCCGGCGGCAGGCGCGCTTCGTCCGTCGCTGTACGCCCCGGCCTCCCGCACGGGGAGGTGGCCTAGGTGGCGGACCGCGCAGACAACCCGTACGACGCCGAGCGTCTCACCGAGGCAGCGGCCCAAGCGGTGAACTGGAGCGACCTGATCCGGCGGCTCGGCTTTGAGATCACCGGGGGGCGCCGCAGGTCGGTGCAGGAGGCGGCAGCCGAGTTCGGGATCGACACCAGCCACTTCAAGCAGCGCAGCCCCTGGCGCAAGTATCCCGACGAGGCCATCACCGAAGCCGTCGCCTCGTCGAGCACGCTGCGCGAGGTCGTCCAGAAATTAGGCGCGCCACCGGCCACGGGAACGCTGTCCCACATCCGGCGCCGGATCGCCGCAGCGGGGATCGACACCGATCACTTCCCCGCCCTGAACCGTCCGCAACGGGATCTGCCGTTCACCGACGAGGAGCTCAGGACCGCGGCCGCAGCGACGACCAGCATCCGCGGTATGGCCAGGCACCTGGGTATCCCCGACGACAGCGGCTCCCGTGCGGCGCTCCGGCGCCTGCTCGGAGAGCTGGGCATCGATATCGCCCACTTCCGCAACGGGCGGCTCGCCCTCCCCGAAGACCATGTGCGAGAGGCGGTGGCCAGCGCCACCAGCTTCGCTGATGTCATGCGGTCGGTGGGAGTGCCCGTGAACGACACGAACCACCGCAGAGTACGGCGGCTGGTCACCGGACTCGGCCTGGATACCGGCCACTTCAAGCGCAGGACCTGGGGCACGGTGCGAGTGGCCGAGCCGAAACCCGTGGCCGCCGAGGTGCTTCGAATGCGCCCCAAGGGGTCGCCTCGCGTGAATCGTCCTCGGCTCCATCGGGCACTCGGTGAGCTCGGGGTTCCGTACCGCTGTGTCTCCTGCGGCAACGAGGGTGAGTGGCTGGGCAAGCCCGTCACCCTGCAGATCGACCACATCAACGGCGACTGGCTCGACAACCGCCGGGAGAACCTCCGCTATCTGTGCCCCAATTGCCACGCCACCACGGCCACGTGGTGCCGAGGGGGTAAGAGCAAGCCGACAACGGGCTGAAACCGCGTGAACCCAGCAAGGGCAGCCGGTAGCATGACCAAAACATGCGGCCGTGATGGAACTGGCAGTCATGCTGGGTTTAGGTCCCAGTGAGGTCATACCTCGTGTGGGTTCGAATCCCACCGGCCGCACTTGGCTTTGAATCGAAGGCCCGATCCGAGCACTGCTCGGATCGGGCCTTCGGCGTTTCTCAGCCGAGAAGCTCGGCCACGATCGGCGCCAGCCCACGGAACGCTTCCCCCCGGTGGCTGATCGCGTTCTTCTCCGACGGGGTCAGTTCCGCGCACGTGCGGGTGTCGCCCAGCGGCTGGAGGATCGGGTCGTAGCCGAAGCCGCCGCTGCCCGCAGGGGTGTGGCGGAGGGTGCCGGGGAGGCGGCCTTCCACGACGCGTTCGGTGC from the Streptomyces sp. RKAG293 genome contains:
- the bcp gene encoding thioredoxin-dependent thiol peroxidase codes for the protein MTERLQPGDTAPAFTLPDADGKPVSLADHAGRQVIVYFYPAALTPGCTKQACDFTDNLDLLAAAGYDVIGVSPDKPEKLAKFREKENLKVTLVGDPDKKVLEAYAAFGEKKLYGKTVTGVIRSTVIVGADGKVEHAFYNVKATGHVAKLIKDLKV
- the proP gene encoding glycine betaine/L-proline transporter ProP, producing the protein MPTREADPTAETEAEHGARRRHPGLFRVIRRSKNPPLRRSDITVTDEAAVKRAVKAASLGNAMEWFDFGIYSYLAVTIGHVFFPSGSDTVQLLSSFATFAVAFLVRPIGGMVFGPMGDKVGRKKVLALTMIMMAVGTFAIGLIPSYAAIGFWSPVLLILFRLVQGFSTGGEYGGASTFIAEYAPDKRRGYFGSFLEFGTLAGYIGAAGLVTILTTVLDDGSMQSWGWRIPFLVAGPIGLIGLYLRLKLDETPAFQKLGTDTARASDAANGVETTAKGDLAKIFTNYWPTLILCIALVGAYNITDYMLLSYMPTYLTDELHYNETHGLLILLAVMVFLMLVINQVGRLSDHFGRKPLLMTGMLGFLVLTAPAFLLVKQGSLPAVAAGMLMLGLSLVCLLGTMSAALPALFPTQVRYGSLSVGYNLSASLFGGTTPLVITGLISLTGSDMMPAYYSMAAALVGVIAVACMKETAQQPLAGSPPAVATDAEAAELCAARSPSPRF
- a CDS encoding HNH endonuclease signature motif containing protein, whose amino-acid sequence is MADRADNPYDAERLTEAAAQAVNWSDLIRRLGFEITGGRRRSVQEAAAEFGIDTSHFKQRSPWRKYPDEAITEAVASSSTLREVVQKLGAPPATGTLSHIRRRIAAAGIDTDHFPALNRPQRDLPFTDEELRTAAAATTSIRGMARHLGIPDDSGSRAALRRLLGELGIDIAHFRNGRLALPEDHVREAVASATSFADVMRSVGVPVNDTNHRRVRRLVTGLGLDTGHFKRRTWGTVRVAEPKPVAAEVLRMRPKGSPRVNRPRLHRALGELGVPYRCVSCGNEGEWLGKPVTLQIDHINGDWLDNRRENLRYLCPNCHATTATWCRGGKSKPTTG
- a CDS encoding HNH endonuclease, coding for MPIRYTRALLTEAARETTNLDEAVRWCGGDPTPGSRSYLRTKMSQAGIDIAHFTTGRVRHTEETLRELVACSRSVAEVVRRLGINPVGGNQAHIGRRITALGLDASRSTQVRQGRTAVGAGLVLRPPWAGGRRASSVAVRPGLPHGEVA